In the genome of Globicephala melas chromosome 7, mGloMel1.2, whole genome shotgun sequence, one region contains:
- the LOC132597599 gene encoding small ribosomal subunit protein eS1-like, giving the protein MAVGKNKHLTKGGKKGAKKEVVDPFSKKDWYDVKAPAMFNIRNIGKTLVTRTQGTKIASDGLKGRVFEVSLADLQNDEVAFRKFKLITEDVQGKNCLTNFHGVDLTRDKMCFMVKKWQTMIEAHVDVKTTDGYLLHLFCVGFTKKRNTQIRKTSYAQHQQVRQIRKKMMEIMTREVQTNDLKEVVNKLIPDSIGKDIEKACQSIYPLHDVFVRKAKMLKKPRFELGKLMELHGEGSSSGKATGDETGAKVERVDGHEPPVQESV; this is encoded by the coding sequence ATGGCGGTCGGAAAGAACAAGCACCTTACGAAAGGCGGTAAAAAGGGAGCCAAGAAGGAAGTGGTTGACCCATTTTCTAAGAAAGATTGGTATGATGTGAAAGCACCAGCTATGTTCAATATAAGAAATATTGGGAAAACACTAGTCACGAGAACTCAAGGAACCAAAATCGCATCTGATGGCCTCAAGGGTCGTGTGTTTGAAGTGAGCCTTGCTGATCTGCAGAATGATGAAGttgcatttagaaaattcaagcTTATTACTGAGGATGTTCAGGGCAAAAACTGCCTGACTAATTTCCATGGCGTGGATCTTACCCGTGACAAAATGTGCTTCATGGTCAAAAAATGGCAGACCATGATTGAAGCTCACGTTGATGTCAAGACTACCGATGGTTATTTGCTTCATCTCTTCTGTGTGGGTTTTACTAAAAAACGCAACACTCAGATTCGGAAGACCTCTTATGCCCAGCACCAGCAGGTCCGCCAGATCCGCAAGAAGATGATGGAAATCATGACCCGAGAGGTGCAGACAAATGACTTGAAAGAGGTGGTCAATAAACTGATTCCAGACAGCATTGGAAAAGACATAGAAAAGGCCTGCCAATCTATTTATCCACTCCATGATGTCTTtgttagaaaagcaaaaatgCTGAAGAAGCCCAGGTTTGAACTGGGAAAGCTCATGGAGCTACATGGTGAAGGTAGTAGTTCTGGAAAAGCTACTGGGGACGAGACAGGTGCTAAAGTTGAACGAGTTGATGGACATGAGCCACCAGTCCAGGAATCTGTTTAA